The Polyangium mundeleinium genome contains the following window.
CGCCCGGGCAAAGAGGGTCGTGCGTGAATCGCATCGCGAGGACCTGCGCGCCGGACGCGCATCGCTCCTTCACGGTGGCGAGATCACGCTCCGAGATGTGCATGCCCGCGCGTCGCGCCGCGCCGAGGCCGAGCGGGAGCGACGGCTGGCTGAGCACGGGCGCCGCGACCGACGGATCGACCATGAGCGCGAGCGCGAAATTGCCGGTGATGCACATGCCGATCGCGCCGACGCCCTTGCCGCCGAGCTCGGCGTGCACGTGGCGGCAGAGCGCGCGCAGCCAATCGACGAGGGGGCTCGATTCGTTCGCCGCGAGTACCGCGAACTCGCGCGAGATGCACGCGCGCGCGAGCTGAGAGGCCGCGTAGGCGGGGGTGGGCGGTTTTCCGGGCGTGCCAAAGAGCTGCGGCATGAAGACCGTGAATCCCTCGGTGGCGACGCGCTCGGCGAAACGAATGACCTGGGGCGTGATGCCGGGAATCTCGCTCATGACGACCACGCCGGGCCCGCTGCCGCGGCGGTAGACGTCCCGCTCGGCGCCGTCGTGGGTGAAGGATCCGCGCTTGAAACCGTCGAGCTCGATGGACATGGCCGCGGATGGTAGCGCGAGCCTCGGCCCGCCGACAAGCGAAAGGCCTCGTCGGCCCGAGCACTGCTCAATGGAGGGCCTTGACCGCCTTCTGGTGCACCTCTTTGCGATTGCGAACGACGGACGGTGATTCCGAGGGCATGGGGGTGGCCATGCTGTCGTCCGAGAATTCGTACTCGTAGCCCGAGGGCGAGGGCGACGGAGGGGCTGGGCGATCGGCCTCCGGCATGTCCTTGGCCACGGACGTCATGTTCGCCGCGAGTTTTTCGAGCTCGGAGCTCGGCGTGCGCTTCGATTGCGCGAGCGCCGCCGCGGCGCCTTTTTCGAGGAGCCCGCGCGCGTGCACGTACGAGCCCTGCTTGCCGAACTCCAGCGCCTGGAGCGTCGTCGCGGAGGCCTCGGCAAGCGCGGCCGAGAGGTCGACCGCGGGGTTCTTCGCCTTCGCGACCTCGCCCTCGTCGAGCGTGGTCCGCGCGCCGAAGTAAAGGCGGCGTTCGAGGCGGCCGGCCTGTTCGAGCGCGTCGTCGAAGGTGAGCACCGCGTCGAGCAGCTCGATCGGCACGTTCGCCTTTCGAGGCGTCACCGTCATTCGAACGACGACGTCGCGGGTGTCGCCGCGCACGATGTCGCCGAGCGGCATGGAGGCGGCGCTCCCAGGCGACATCATCTGCGTCCCGACGATCGCGTCGATCCGCACGCCGGGGCCGGGGTTCAGGGTCACGGAGGCCTGGCGGCCGTACACCGTGTCGAGGCGATCGAGCTCCTCCCGGAAGAAGCCGGCGAGTTTGTCTGCGCTCTCGATGTAGCTGTATCGCCCGCCGGAGAGGTCCGCGAGTCTCCCCATGAGCGTCTCGTCGTAATCGAGCCCGAGCCCGAGGGTCGTGACGGCGACGCCGCGGTCGGCCGCGCGCTTTGCGGTGTATTCGAGGTTTGCCGCCCGGTTCGGGATCCCATCGCCGAGGAGCACGACACGGTTCACGCCATTCGGATTGTGATTCGCCAGCACCTGGTCGAGCGCGGTCTGGAGCCCGTCCGCCATTTCGGTCGTGCCGCGCGCCTCCATGGCCGCGATGCGCTGCCGCGCCTCTTCGCGCACCTCGGCGTCGAGCTCGGTCGACGGGACGAGCAGCTCGGCCTTCGAATGAAATACGACGACCGCGAGCCGATCGCCGTCCTTCAGCGCGTCGATCACCTGGAGGCTCGCGCGGCGCGCGGCCACGATGGCTTCGCCCTCCATCGAGCCCGAGGTGTCGATGGCGAGCGCGACGTTCACGGGGCCACGCTCGCGCGCGGGACGCGCGGCCGTGGAAATACGAAGCACGGCGTAGACCGTGCTGTCCCCGTTCGCGAGGAGCAGGGGCGAACCGAGGAGCGCCTCCACGCGGACGGCATTGGGGTCGCGCGCGCCGGTAGGCGACGCGGCCGGCCCGCAGCCGAGGACGAAGAGGACGGCGGCAACGAGGAGGAGGGGTATCGACGTGCGAAACGCGAGATCTCTCATGGCGGACTCCGAAGACTGCCTAAGACGTGCGAAGCCCCGGGAAGATTTGGCGGCGTGATCGAGGCGCTGCGCTCCGTCGTGACAGGCAGGCCCGCGCGGCGTGTGTGCTGGGACGTACTCCGCCTCGTGCCCTCCGCGCAAATCGGGTAGGCTTTCGCCATGGTCTCCACCGTTCATTGCCCGAACTGCGGGGCGCCTGCGCAGGCAGGCAGCGCCACCTGTTCTTATTGCCGCGCCGTCCTCGCCTGGCCCGGCGCGCCCGCCGGCGCGGCGCAGGCGAGCGGGCCCAGCGGGATGCCGGCCGGGGTCGTCGAGGCGCTGCGCGCCGGCAACAAGTTCGAGGCGATCCGGCTCTACCGAGAAGCGCGAAAATCCTCGCTCCTCGACGCGAAAAACGCCGTGGATGCGCTGGAAAAGCAGCTTGGCCTCGGCTGAGCTCGGCTTTGGCGCTAGATCCTCCGTGGGGCTTGATCGAACGGATGACGTCCGTTATGTTGGACGACGTCACGCTTTGTTGGAGGGTCGTTCGATGAACCAGCGCAGCGCTCGTGTGATCGATCTCGACGAGGTGCGAAGGAGGCGCGCAGACGAGCAGCGCCAGAAGGCGCAGTCGGAGTCGGTCGTGCTCGTCTGGGTGCCCGTCTGGTTCTGGGTGCCCGTCTGGCCCGCGATGTGACCGGGAAGTGACCCGCCGGGCGGGTTACTTCGTCGTGCTGGGCATACACATCATCATCGGCATTCCGCCGCACATCATCATCATGGGCATGCCGACGGACATCATGCGAGCCATGGCCTCGCAGCGCTCCTTCATCATGTCCATCGAGATGCCCTCGCCTGGGGTCAATTTGCAGGTGATTCCGTCCTTCGTCATTTCATAGGTCATACGACACATCACGGGCATCATGCCCATGCCCATGCCCATGCCCATGCCCATCATGCCGGGCATCATGCCCATCATGGGCATCATGTTCATCATGCCGGGCATCATGCCCATGCCCATCATGCCGGGCATCATGCCCATCATGCCGGGCATCATGCCGGGCATCCCGGGCATCATGTTCATCATGGGCATCCCCTGCATGGGCATCCCCTGCATGGGCATCGACGAGGGCATCATCTGCATCGGCATGTTCATGGCGGGCATTGCATTCGTCATGGCGTGGTCTCCTTTTCCGTCGTTCTCAGGCTCATACCCGGCCTGCGCGTGGACCGCAATGCGGGAATTCCCGCTTTTTTGCGGTGCGCCCGGAACGGACTGAAAAATATCTTTTCGCTCCGTCCCGGTTGCGCGTAGGATTCCGGCCCATGCTTCGATACTCTCCACGCCAGATTCTCGCCTCTTCCCTGTTTCTGCTCGTCGCCGGGAGCGCCGGTCCCGCCCGCGCCGCGGATACGTCGACCCTCGGGAGCCTCACGCTCCGGCCCACGATTCACGCTGTGGGCGTCACGGCCGCGGTCACGGGGGACGACGATGGGGATGCCACCGTCAAGCTCGCGTTCCGCAAGGTCGGGGATGCGAGCTTCACCCCCGGTCATCCGCTCCTCCGCACGTCCGGCGGGCGCCGAGGGAGCGCGCTGTTCCTGGAGCCCGCGACCGAATACGAGGTGCGCGTCACGCTCGACGATCCCGACAACGGCGGGCCTCTGGAGGCGACCGGGACGATCCGCACGCGCGAGGACGCGCCTCCGCCGCAGGGAAGCAAGCAGCTTTACGTCGATGCAAAAAACGGCTCGGATGGAAACGACGGCTCGAAAGCCTCGCCCTTCAAGAGCATCGGCGCCGCCGCGGCGGCCGCCGGGCCGGGGACGGTCGTGCACGTCGCAGCCGGCGTTTATCGCGAGACCGTGACGGTCCAGGGCAATCACGGCGGCGCCGCGGGAAACCCCGTCTGGTTCGTCGCCGAGCCTGGCGCGATCATCGACGGCTCCGATCCTGCGCTCGAGGATGGCTCGGTGTTTCAATCGGAAGGCAATGGGATCTACTCGGCGCCGTTCTCCGGCGCGTCCCAGTATGTGGCCGTGGATGATACGCGCATCTACGATTACAGCTCCCTCGCGGACCTACAATCCGCCGCCGCGGGCCTCGCCGGCGGCTTTTACGTGGACGCCGCCGCAGGGCGGATTTACTTGAAGCTGCCCGACGGCGGATCCCCTACCGGGCATGTGATTCACGTGGCCATCCGGAACGTCGGCATTCTGCTCGACACCGTCACCGACGTCGTCGTCGAGGGCTTCGAGATCCGTCATCTCGGCGCCGACGCCGAGGGCGCGGGCATCGACGTGCGCGACACGGCGCGCGCGTGGGTCCGGAAAAACAACATCCACCACATGAACGCCGGCGTCCGGGTGCGCAGGCCCCTCGCGGCGGAGAACGTCATCGAGGACAACGTCGTCCGTGACACGAGCATCTGGTCGTGGCCCTGGAGCTCCGTCAAAAACCATACCCCCGAGGCGAGCGCCATCAGCATCACCGGCGGCGGCGCGAACGTCGTCCGGAGAAATCAGCTCACCGGCACGTTCAATGGGGTGTACATCGGCAGCTTCGACGATTCCTCGGAGTCGGTCGCCCCGGATACGGACGTGTACGAGAACGTGCTCGTCGAGCACGGCGATGACGGGCTCGAACCCGAGGGCGCCTGCGTGAACGTGCGTTTCTGGAACAACCACATGCGCGGGGTGCTGAACGGCGTGTCGCTCGCGCCGATCGAGGTCGGTCCGCTCTTCGTGGTGCGCAACGTCATCGACGGCTTCAAGGAGCACGCGCTCAAGGTGAACAACGGCTCGCAAGGATTCATGCTCGTGTATCACACGACGAGCCGACCGGCCGCGGGTGTGGCAGAGGCGCAGGCGATCGCCCCCACGATTCCTTTTGCAAACCTGATCACGCGAAACAACATCTGGACCTCGCACCGCTACGTCATCGAGAGCAGCATCACGCCGAGCGGGCCCGTGGACCTCGACTGGGACGATCTGTTCACGGACATCCTCGACGGGACGCCGCGGTTCGTGAAATGGCTCGACGTGAAGTACACGAGCATCGCGGAGCTCGCGGCCTCGGGGACGATCGAGAGCCACGGCTTTCAGATCGAGCCGAAATACGAGGACGCGGAGGGTGGCGATTTCACGCCGGTGGAGGGGAGCGGGCTCGTCGACGTCGGCGTCGTGATCGAGGGCATCAACGATCGATTCGTGGTCGGCGCGGCGCCCGATCTCGGCGCGTTCGAGCGAGGAGGCGTGGGGCCGCTGCCGGACGGCGGATTGCCCGACGGCGGATCCGGGGCTTCGTCGAGCGGCGTGGGCGGGGGCGGTGGGGATGGCCAGGGCGCCGGCGGCAATGGCGGAGGCGGTTCCGCCGAGGATGACGGCGGTTGTGGGTGCCGGCTCGGGGACGGCGCTGCGCCGGGGCTCGGGCTTTATGCCTTCGGCGCGCTCGCGTGGGGGCTTTCGCGTCGGCGGCGCAGAGGCTGACGCGAAAGACTAACGAGCCACGACCACGACGACGGTGGCGTCGTCGCCGTCCGGTCCGTTGACGGCCTGGAGCAAGGCCTCGGCCACGCTGTCGGGGGAGGGGGTTTTTGGGGCGACGATGTCCCGGATTCGCTCCTCGTCGAGGAAGGACCAGAGGCCATCGGTGCATACCACGAAGCAATCCCCGGGCTCGACCTCGACGGTCCGGGTGTCGATTTGCTCGGGCCCCTGGAGGTATCCGAGCATTCGGGTGGAAACGCCGCCGTGGATCTCAAGCAACTCCGTCGGACCGCCCTGCGCCTCCACCTGGCTGCGCAGGGTGTGGTCGCGGAGGAGCCTCTCGATCGTATGACCTCGAAGAAGGTAAGCCCGGCAAACGCCGACCTGCGCGACGCTCACGCGATCTCCACGCCATGTATACAGCGCCGTACACGAGGCCGCGTGGTGCGAAAAGACGCGATGGGGCCAGCGGCGGCGATCCCGCAGCGCATCCGAGGCGTCGAGAGATGCATCCAGCCGGGCGCCGCCGCGCGTTTGCTGCATGGCTTTGGATAGCTCCGCCTGCCGGTCCTCCATGGACCGCATCTTCGAATGCGCCGCCCACAAAGCCGCCCGGAGCCGGGCCTCGCCGTCCTCGCCGGTTTCGCCGTCGAGCGCCTCGGCGAGGGCCGCGAGGCCGGGGTCCACGCCGAACGGCGCGTAATAACCGCCGTAGGTCGGGCCCGAGGCGTCCGCGACGAGGAACAGGCCCCGGCGCTCGTCGATTCGCCATCGATCGTCGTTCTCGCCGTGCGCGCTCGCAAACGAGCGCGTGCTCATCCGTGTGCGCGCAGCGGCGTGGAACGCGAGCGAGGGCGACATCCCTCAGAAGCTCATTTTCATTCCCACGGACCGCGGCCCCACAAAAAACTCGGGACGCGCGGCGAGGTCTTCCCGCACGAGGACCTTTTGCTTGGCGACGATCCCCGCGATCAACATGGCCGCGCCGCCGGCCTGGATGAGGCCGTCGAGCACGAGCAGGGGCCTCGCGATTTCGTCGCTCCCGCTGAAATTGCCCGCTCCGGCGACGATGAAGGGGCCGACGACGGGCACGAACAGCGCCGGCCAGGGGGCCCGATTCGACTCGGCCGCCGACGCGCCGATCGCCGTGAAGAGATAAAACGTCCCGAAGACCACGCTGCCCGCGATGACGAGGCCCTTCCGCATGCGCTCTTCGAGCACGTATCCCGGGGGAACGACGCCTCCCTTGTACGGCATGACGGGCTTCATCTCCGTCGTGTCGACGGGGGGAGGCCCATACCCGGGAGGAGGCGGATACGGATACCCCGGTTGCCCGTACGGATAAGGATAGGGGTACGGGTATGGGTACGGGCCCGGCTGCACGCCCGGCGGCGGCGTCCCGGGCGGGAGCGGCGCCGCCGCACCGGGGGGCGGGGGGGCCGGCGGCGCCGGCGCTGCCATGGCCGGGGGAGGCGGCGCAGCGGGCGCCTTTTGCGACTGCGCCGCCGACGTGGCCGGCGCGGCGAGCAATCCGACGCCGAGCGACACGGCGCCGAGGTGCCTCGTGTATCTGTATTGGGGCCTCGTGAAATGCGAGCTCAATGTCGTTCCCTCCCGCCCGGGGCGCGTGATCCGCGCACCGTGCAGGCATCGTATCCCGGGCTTGTCACGGGCTGCAAGCCGAATACGTCTACGCATCCCGGCGGACGCGCCGCGTCACGGTGCTGCGCCGGGCCCGAGCTCCTGGCGAATGCGGAGCGATTCGGCCTCGATCTGCTCCGTCTCGACGCCGATCTCTGTCAGGAGCATTTCCGCCAGCCGGACGGCGACCTCGGCCTCTTCGTAACAAACCGCCGTCGCGCGGTGCGTCTCCAGCGCTTGACGCTCGCTGATGTAATGGGCCCGCACAAAGATCGGCAGGTCGGGCTGGAGGCTGCGCGCCACGTTGACCACCGCAGCCCGCGTTTCCGGGTTCGGCGTGGTCACGACGAGGTAGTCGGCGGTACCAATGCCCGCCGCATGAAGGACCTCGGACCTGCGTGCGTCGCCGTACACGGCGATTCGGCCGATGTTCGTCAGTTCGGTGACGGTGTCGATGCTCAATTCCACGATGACCGAGCAGACGTTGAATCGATCCAGGATGTCCACGGCCGTACGGCCGACGGGGCCATACCCCACGACGATCGCGCGGACGTCGCATGCGCGGGTCGGCTCTTTCTGGACCTGCTCCCGGAGCGCTTCCCCGCGCGCTTCTGCGCGGCGGTTGAGCCCTCGCCAGAGCGTCGGGCGGCCGCGCAGCCATTCTTCGAGGGGATCGATGAACCGGAAGAGCAATGGATTCAGGCCAATCGAGGCGATCGCGCACGCCACGAGCACGCTGCGCCCCTCCGTGGGGAAGAGGTCGACCTTGTTCGCCGCGTCCGCGAGGATGAACGAAAATTCGCCGATCTGCGCGAGCCCGATCGCCACCGTGAGCGCCGTCCGGACCGAATACCCGAGCACCACGACGACGACGAGCGCGGCGAGGGGTTTGGCGAGGAGGATGATTCCGAGCACCGAAAGGACGAGCCCGGGCTGCGCGATGAGCGTGCGAGGGTCGAACTGCATGCCGACGGTGACGAAGAAGAGCACCGCGAAGGCGTCCCGCATCGGGAGCGCATCCGCGGCGGCCTGGTGGCTGACCTTCGATTGTCCGACGACCATGCCCGCGAGGAACGCGCCGAGCGCCATCGACGCCCCGAAAATGACGGCGGAGCCCGTGGCGACGGCGAGCGCGACCGCGAGGACGGCGAGCGTGAAGAGCTCGCGGCTGCGTGATTGCGCGACACGCGTGAGAAACCAGGGGACGGCGCGCGCGCCGAAGACGAGGACGATCGCGATGAGCGCGGTGAGCTTGAGCAATCCAATGCCGATAATCCCGACCGCCTGCGCAGGGGAGGCCTGCGTGCCTCGCAAAGCCGCGAGGACCGGGACCATCAGGAGAATGACGACCGTGAAGATGTCCTCGACGATCAGCCATCCGACGGCGACGTGCCCGTGCGGCGTTTCGAGCGCGTCGTGATCGGTGAGCATCCGGATCAGCACGACCGTGCTCGCGACGGCCACGGACATCCCGAGCACGACGCCGGCCGAGGTGGACCACCCGAACGCGACCGCGACCACGGCTCCGAGCGCGGTGGCGAAGAGGCTCTGCACGACCGCGCCCGGCACGGCGATGCGCCGGACCTTGAGGAGGTCGCCGAGCTGGAAATGCAACCCCACGCCGAACATGAGCA
Protein-coding sequences here:
- a CDS encoding PP2C family protein-serine/threonine phosphatase; amino-acid sequence: MSPSLAFHAAARTRMSTRSFASAHGENDDRWRIDERRGLFLVADASGPTYGGYYAPFGVDPGLAALAEALDGETGEDGEARLRAALWAAHSKMRSMEDRQAELSKAMQQTRGGARLDASLDASDALRDRRRWPHRVFSHHAASCTALYTWRGDRVSVAQVGVCRAYLLRGHTIERLLRDHTLRSQVEAQGGPTELLEIHGGVSTRMLGYLQGPEQIDTRTVEVEPGDCFVVCTDGLWSFLDEERIRDIVAPKTPSPDSVAEALLQAVNGPDGDDATVVVVVAR
- a CDS encoding cation:proton antiporter; its protein translation is MHAYDLILTLTGGLVAALLLGMVTRRLGASPILGYLLAGIVVGPRTPGFVANLELAGQLAEVGIVLLMFGVGLHFQLGDLLKVRRIAVPGAVVQSLFATALGAVVAVAFGWSTSAGVVLGMSVAVASTVVLIRMLTDHDALETPHGHVAVGWLIVEDIFTVVILLMVPVLAALRGTQASPAQAVGIIGIGLLKLTALIAIVLVFGARAVPWFLTRVAQSRSRELFTLAVLAVALAVATGSAVIFGASMALGAFLAGMVVGQSKVSHQAAADALPMRDAFAVLFFVTVGMQFDPRTLIAQPGLVLSVLGIILLAKPLAALVVVVVLGYSVRTALTVAIGLAQIGEFSFILADAANKVDLFPTEGRSVLVACAIASIGLNPLLFRFIDPLEEWLRGRPTLWRGLNRRAEARGEALREQVQKEPTRACDVRAIVVGYGPVGRTAVDILDRFNVCSVIVELSIDTVTELTNIGRIAVYGDARRSEVLHAAGIGTADYLVVTTPNPETRAAVVNVARSLQPDLPIFVRAHYISERQALETHRATAVCYEEAEVAVRLAEMLLTEIGVETEQIEAESLRIRQELGPGAAP
- a CDS encoding zinc ribbon domain-containing protein, whose protein sequence is MVSTVHCPNCGAPAQAGSATCSYCRAVLAWPGAPAGAAQASGPSGMPAGVVEALRAGNKFEAIRLYREARKSSLLDAKNAVDALEKQLGLG
- a CDS encoding right-handed parallel beta-helix repeat-containing protein, yielding MLRYSPRQILASSLFLLVAGSAGPARAADTSTLGSLTLRPTIHAVGVTAAVTGDDDGDATVKLAFRKVGDASFTPGHPLLRTSGGRRGSALFLEPATEYEVRVTLDDPDNGGPLEATGTIRTREDAPPPQGSKQLYVDAKNGSDGNDGSKASPFKSIGAAAAAAGPGTVVHVAAGVYRETVTVQGNHGGAAGNPVWFVAEPGAIIDGSDPALEDGSVFQSEGNGIYSAPFSGASQYVAVDDTRIYDYSSLADLQSAAAGLAGGFYVDAAAGRIYLKLPDGGSPTGHVIHVAIRNVGILLDTVTDVVVEGFEIRHLGADAEGAGIDVRDTARAWVRKNNIHHMNAGVRVRRPLAAENVIEDNVVRDTSIWSWPWSSVKNHTPEASAISITGGGANVVRRNQLTGTFNGVYIGSFDDSSESVAPDTDVYENVLVEHGDDGLEPEGACVNVRFWNNHMRGVLNGVSLAPIEVGPLFVVRNVIDGFKEHALKVNNGSQGFMLVYHTTSRPAAGVAEAQAIAPTIPFANLITRNNIWTSHRYVIESSITPSGPVDLDWDDLFTDILDGTPRFVKWLDVKYTSIAELAASGTIESHGFQIEPKYEDAEGGDFTPVEGSGLVDVGVVIEGINDRFVVGAAPDLGAFERGGVGPLPDGGLPDGGSGASSSGVGGGGGDGQGAGGNGGGGSAEDDGGCGCRLGDGAAPGLGLYAFGALAWGLSRRRRRG
- a CDS encoding vWA domain-containing protein — protein: MRDLAFRTSIPLLLVAAVLFVLGCGPAASPTGARDPNAVRVEALLGSPLLLANGDSTVYAVLRISTAARPARERGPVNVALAIDTSGSMEGEAIVAARRASLQVIDALKDGDRLAVVVFHSKAELLVPSTELDAEVREEARQRIAAMEARGTTEMADGLQTALDQVLANHNPNGVNRVVLLGDGIPNRAANLEYTAKRAADRGVAVTTLGLGLDYDETLMGRLADLSGGRYSYIESADKLAGFFREELDRLDTVYGRQASVTLNPGPGVRIDAIVGTQMMSPGSAASMPLGDIVRGDTRDVVVRMTVTPRKANVPIELLDAVLTFDDALEQAGRLERRLYFGARTTLDEGEVAKAKNPAVDLSAALAEASATTLQALEFGKQGSYVHARGLLEKGAAAALAQSKRTPSSELEKLAANMTSVAKDMPEADRPAPPSPSPSGYEYEFSDDSMATPMPSESPSVVRNRKEVHQKAVKALH
- a CDS encoding dienelactone hydrolase family protein; this translates as MSIELDGFKRGSFTHDGAERDVYRRGSGPGVVVMSEIPGITPQVIRFAERVATEGFTVFMPQLFGTPGKPPTPAYAASQLARACISREFAVLAANESSPLVDWLRALCRHVHAELGGKGVGAIGMCITGNFALALMVDPSVAAPVLSQPSLPLGLGAARRAGMHISERDLATVKERCASGAQVLAMRFTHDPLCPGERFVSLRKELGPALESIEIDSGPGNTWGIQRLAHSVVTNDLVDEAGHPTRQALDRVLAFFGERLRG